In Sphingomonas sp. LR60, the following are encoded in one genomic region:
- a CDS encoding universal stress protein, which translates to MRIYLTVIDDTPEALIALRFAARRAVKTGGGVEILALLPPQEFIPFGGVQATIEDEQQRHAEGLVARAAGTLLEESGVRPSITVRSGDGPKVIRAMIAENPQIAALVLGAAADGAPGALVNHFAADVGSLPVPLMIVPGGLSAEAIDRLS; encoded by the coding sequence ATGCGCATCTATCTGACGGTGATCGACGACACGCCCGAGGCGCTGATCGCCTTGCGGTTCGCGGCGCGACGCGCGGTGAAGACTGGCGGCGGGGTCGAGATCCTCGCCTTGTTGCCGCCGCAGGAGTTCATTCCCTTCGGCGGCGTGCAGGCGACGATCGAGGACGAGCAGCAACGGCACGCCGAAGGGCTGGTGGCGCGCGCGGCCGGCACGTTGCTGGAAGAATCGGGCGTGCGCCCCTCGATCACGGTGCGCAGCGGCGACGGGCCGAAGGTGATCCGCGCGATGATCGCCGAAAATCCGCAGATCGCCGCCTTGGTGCTGGGCGCCGCCGCCGATGGCGCCCCCGGTGCGCTGGTCAACCATTTCGCGGCGGATGTCGGGTCATTGCCGGTGCCGCTGATGATCGTGCCCGGCGGGTTGTCGGCAGAGGCGATCGACCGGCTGAGCTGA
- a CDS encoding pyruvate dehydrogenase complex dihydrolipoamide acetyltransferase → MPIEIKMPALSPTMEEGTLAKWLVKEGDMVKAGDIMAEIETDKATMEFEAVDEGVISKIAVAEGSDGVKVGTVIALLLADGEEEGESTPAPAAKESEPKPSPADPNKTGTEAQPAKEDVRDHGKPADPKPAPARQDGDRVKASPLARRLAADKGVDLSGVKGSGPNGRIVKADVDGAQPGKASAPTAAAGSAVPATSPAPAPTPAQVPDIPHELTKLTNMRKTIARRLTESKQQVPHIYLTVDVQLDKLLKLRGELNAGLESRGLKLSVNDLLIKALAVSLIQVPKCNVMFTPDQLVSFQRADISVAVSTPDGLITPVITEADTASLSSISTRMKDLAARARDKKLKPEEFTGGTASISNMGMFGIKQFEAVINPPQGMILAVGAGEKRPWVLGDGSLGVASIMSATGSFDHRAIDGADGAQLMKAFRELVENPLAMLA, encoded by the coding sequence ATGCCGATCGAAATCAAGATGCCTGCCCTGTCGCCGACGATGGAGGAGGGCACGCTGGCCAAATGGCTCGTGAAGGAAGGCGATATGGTCAAGGCCGGTGACATCATGGCCGAGATCGAGACCGACAAGGCGACCATGGAGTTCGAAGCGGTCGACGAGGGTGTCATCTCGAAGATTGCGGTTGCCGAAGGATCGGACGGCGTGAAGGTCGGCACGGTTATCGCGCTGCTGCTCGCCGATGGCGAGGAAGAGGGTGAGAGCACCCCCGCCCCCGCCGCCAAGGAGAGCGAGCCCAAGCCCTCGCCGGCCGACCCGAACAAGACCGGCACCGAGGCGCAGCCCGCCAAGGAAGACGTTCGCGACCATGGCAAGCCCGCCGATCCCAAGCCCGCTCCTGCGCGTCAGGACGGCGACCGCGTCAAGGCGAGCCCGCTCGCGCGCCGTCTCGCCGCCGACAAGGGCGTCGACCTGTCGGGCGTGAAGGGCAGCGGCCCCAACGGCCGGATCGTGAAGGCCGATGTCGACGGTGCGCAGCCGGGCAAGGCCTCCGCGCCGACCGCCGCCGCGGGCAGCGCCGTCCCCGCGACGTCGCCGGCTCCCGCGCCGACCCCGGCGCAGGTCCCCGATATTCCGCATGAGCTGACCAAGCTCACCAACATGCGCAAGACGATCGCGCGTCGCCTGACCGAATCGAAGCAGCAGGTGCCGCACATCTACCTGACGGTAGACGTGCAGCTCGACAAGCTGCTCAAGCTGCGCGGCGAGCTCAACGCCGGGCTCGAGTCGCGCGGCCTGAAGCTGTCGGTGAACGACCTGCTCATCAAGGCGCTCGCCGTCTCGCTGATCCAGGTGCCGAAGTGCAACGTGATGTTCACCCCGGACCAGCTCGTCAGCTTCCAGCGTGCCGACATCTCGGTCGCCGTATCGACCCCCGACGGCCTCATCACCCCGGTCATCACCGAGGCCGATACCGCGTCGCTGTCGAGCATCTCGACCCGGATGAAGGACCTCGCCGCACGCGCGCGCGACAAGAAGCTGAAGCCGGAGGAATTCACCGGCGGCACCGCGTCGATCAGCAACATGGGTATGTTCGGGATCAAGCAGTTCGAGGCGGTCATCAACCCGCCGCAGGGCATGATCCTCGCGGTCGGCGCGGGCGAAAAGCGCCCCTGGGTGCTGGGTGACGGTTCGCTCGGCGTCGCGTCTATCATGTCGGCGACCGGCAGCTTCGATCACCGCGCGATCGACGGGGCGGACGGTGCGCAGCTGATGAAGGCGTTCCGCGAGCTGGTCGAGAACCCGCTGGCGATGCTCGCCTGA